DNA from Bordetella genomosp. 13:
CAGCGCCCGCCGCACCTGGGCCGCCCGCTCGCCATCCAGAGGCCGGGTGAGATCCACACCCGAAATCTCGGCGCCCAGAGCGCCCGCCACACGCTTGATCTCCATTATCGTCTCCTCGTTACAGGCGCGTCGCCGTGCGCTGAAGGTTTCCATTCTAGTGCGACACCGGATGCGGCGGCGCAGCGTGACCAACGGCGGGATCTTTCTGTATTCTGTATACAGATCCACGTGCGAGCGGAGGCCGCCATGCTGAGACCGCTGTCCACGCCAGGAGACCTGGCCGAGTCGGTATATGTCGAGTTGCGCGAGGCCGTCATCGGCGGCTCGCTGGCTCCGGGCTCGCGGCTGGGCCAGGAAGACCTGGCCGCCCGTTTCGGCATTTCGCGCCAGCCCGTGCTGCAGGCGCTGTCGCGCCTCGAACGCGACGGCCTGGCCGTGCGCGCCGACGGACGCGGCACGCTGCAAGTGGCGCCGCTGGACCCGCAACTGGTGGAAGAGTTCTACCAGTTGCGCGCCGAGGTCGACGCGCTGGCGGCTCGCCTGGCCGCGCAACGCATACGCGCAGGGCAGGCGCGTCCCCTGCCCGCCTCGCTGATCGAGCGTGGCCTGTCCGCGCTGCGCCGCGGCCGCATGCCGGCCCTGATCGCCGCCGACACCCAACTGCACCGCGCGATCTACGAAGCGTCGGGCAACCGCCTGCTGGCGGCCGTGATGGAACCGCAATGGGGACACCTGGAGCGCGTGATGTGCGCCGTGCTCGAACCCGCCTCGGTGCGGGCCGGGCTTTGGGACGAGCACGCGGCCATCATCGACGCCATCAATGCCGGCAGCGCCGAGCGCGCGGCCAGGCTGGCCCGCGACCATGCGGTGCGCGCGGCGGCAGGGCTGCTGCCGCGGCTGGAGCAGCGCACGGCCGCGTGAAACGAGGCCCGTCAAGACTCGCCGACTGGATGAATCACTGAAGTCCGCAGCGACGCAGTTCCGCAGTTCCCGCAGCACGCATCCCCACCTACACCGGCGCGCGACGCCGGCCATCGGAGAAGCCGGCCGCAGCCGGCCCACCATTGGAGACAACGATGCAACTGAGCAACGCCCAACTGGAGCAGTTCGAACGGGACGGATATCTGTTCTTCCCCGCCCTGTTTTCTCCCGAAGAAATCGCCAAGCTGGTCGAAGAGGTGCCGCGCCTGTACGCGCAGGACCGTCCCGAGAACGTGCGCGAGAAGCACAGCGGCGCGGTGCGCACGAACTTCGCCGCGCACATGTACAGCGCGCCCTTCGCGCGGCTGGCCCGGCACCCTCGCATGGTGCGCCCCGTGGAGCAGCTGTTCGGCGAGCAGGTGTACATGCACCAGTTCAAGATCAACGGGAAGAATGCTTTCGACGGAGACGTGTGGCAGTGGCACCAGGACTACGGCACATGGCTGAACGACGACCTGATGCCTACGCCGCGCGCCATGAACGTGGCCATCTTCCTGGATGAGGTGAACGAACACAACGGGCCGCTGATGTTCATCCCGGGCAGCCACAAGCTGGGCGTGCTCGAAGCGGGACACGACCTCACCACTACCAGCTATCCGCTATGGACCATCAACAACGACAACATCCGCGCGCTGGTGGAAAAGGCGGGCGGCCGCAACGGCGGCATCGTCACGCCCAAGGGGCCGGCCGGTTCGATGCTGCTGTTCCATTCGTGCCTGGTGCATGCGTCGTCATCGAATCTCAGCCCCTGGAACCGGGTCAGCGTGTATCTCAGCCTTTGCGCCATCTCGAACCATATCCGCCGCCACAAGCGCGTCGAGTGGATTGCGCATAGGGACTTCGCACCCATCGAATGCCTGCCTGACGATTGCCTGCAAACGGACTATCCTGTGGAGCTTCCGTGGCAGCACGGTACGCCGCCTGCGGCCGCGCGCACGTCGTTGGAACCCCTCGAGGAGGCCGTTCAATGAATCTGCACCGCATGCTCAAACAGCGCGAAACCGACGACAAGCCGCTGCGGGTCGCCCTGATCGGCGCCGGCAAGTTCGGTTCGATGTTCTTAAGCCAGGCCCAGCGCACGCCGGGCATCCGGCTGGTGGCCGTGGCCGACCTGGCGCCCGACCGGGCGCGCGCCGCGCTTACCAAAGTGGGTTGGCCGGCCAGCGCGC
Protein-coding regions in this window:
- a CDS encoding GntR family transcriptional regulator, translated to MLRPLSTPGDLAESVYVELREAVIGGSLAPGSRLGQEDLAARFGISRQPVLQALSRLERDGLAVRADGRGTLQVAPLDPQLVEEFYQLRAEVDALAARLAAQRIRAGQARPLPASLIERGLSALRRGRMPALIAADTQLHRAIYEASGNRLLAAVMEPQWGHLERVMCAVLEPASVRAGLWDEHAAIIDAINAGSAERAARLARDHAVRAAAGLLPRLEQRTAA
- a CDS encoding phytanoyl-CoA dioxygenase family protein, whose product is MQLSNAQLEQFERDGYLFFPALFSPEEIAKLVEEVPRLYAQDRPENVREKHSGAVRTNFAAHMYSAPFARLARHPRMVRPVEQLFGEQVYMHQFKINGKNAFDGDVWQWHQDYGTWLNDDLMPTPRAMNVAIFLDEVNEHNGPLMFIPGSHKLGVLEAGHDLTTTSYPLWTINNDNIRALVEKAGGRNGGIVTPKGPAGSMLLFHSCLVHASSSNLSPWNRVSVYLSLCAISNHIRRHKRVEWIAHRDFAPIECLPDDCLQTDYPVELPWQHGTPPAAARTSLEPLEEAVQ